A genomic region of Candidatus Poribacteria bacterium contains the following coding sequences:
- a CDS encoding sugar phosphate isomerase/epimerase, which yields MKDLGCSTILYGGFSIGQALEGIAKAGYKAIELCARPGMAPHLEIGKTASYYEGIKAQATSHGLTIESIAGTGGIGMDSPDFDAVIEAAQQVGAPAIAEGAGGMSDDEVSFKQVVDLVNATAARTSQAGIKLSLKPHVNNAVYSTKTALRLMREVDREWVGINFDASHIWRTEAAEDPVESLQQLNDHITTLRIRDNRESREGPIGPVETQIPGKGSLNLPALAAVMNTIDHVPYVTLEIVGTQGGTDTPLAEVQRVAEESIAYLKPLFVT from the coding sequence ATGAAAGATCTGGGATGTAGCACAATTTTATACGGTGGGTTTAGTATAGGACAGGCACTCGAAGGCATTGCGAAAGCCGGATATAAAGCAATTGAACTCTGTGCTCGTCCCGGGATGGCACCGCATCTCGAAATTGGCAAAACGGCTTCATACTACGAAGGGATCAAAGCGCAAGCCACTTCGCACGGTTTGACAATAGAATCAATCGCGGGGACCGGTGGGATTGGGATGGATAGCCCTGATTTTGACGCAGTGATAGAAGCTGCGCAGCAGGTTGGTGCGCCGGCAATCGCCGAGGGCGCAGGTGGCATGTCCGATGATGAAGTGAGTTTCAAGCAGGTGGTGGATTTAGTTAATGCAACTGCTGCTCGAACCTCACAGGCTGGCATTAAGCTGAGCCTGAAGCCGCACGTCAATAACGCGGTGTATTCAACTAAAACGGCGCTACGATTGATGCGGGAGGTCGATCGTGAATGGGTAGGGATTAACTTCGATGCGAGCCACATTTGGCGCACAGAGGCTGCCGAAGATCCAGTGGAATCGCTCCAGCAGCTGAACGATCACATTACAACGCTGCGTATCCGTGACAACCGTGAGAGTCGTGAGGGACCGATAGGTCCCGTTGAGACACAGATTCCCGGCAAAGGCAGTCTTAACCTTCCTGCGCTCGCTGCTGTCATGAACACAATTGATCATGTGCCTTATGTAACGCTGGAGATCGTTGGCACACAGGGTGGGACGGATACGCCGCTTGCTGAAGTCCAGCGGGTTGCGGAGGAGTCGATAGCATATCTGAAGCCACTGTTTGTGACGTAG
- a CDS encoding phytanoyl-CoA dioxygenase family protein: MRLSDAQIHQYREAGFLVVPGLFDPATARQMIQHYMERRAEGPKAGDSGGTTDHPEDSNHQYPRMINMHNWDTLTEEWAMQETMLALVEQLIDDKPVLRQTMLYFKPPGGRGQALHQDEQYITTEPLIGVWIALDASDKSVGQMVVVPGSHKRGLLQVEAANTAISFTDVQSVMPEGVEEFYVDMEPGDALFFDGKTIHGSYMNETQDRWRRSFICHYIGEHAKDFEPPQGKHVSHLRRNA, encoded by the coding sequence ATGCGTTTAAGCGATGCACAAATTCATCAATACAGAGAAGCTGGTTTCCTTGTGGTGCCGGGGCTTTTTGATCCGGCAACAGCACGGCAGATGATCCAGCACTATATGGAGCGACGTGCTGAGGGACCGAAAGCAGGAGATAGTGGCGGTACAACAGATCACCCAGAGGATTCAAATCACCAGTATCCTCGAATGATTAATATGCACAATTGGGATACATTGACCGAAGAATGGGCAATGCAGGAGACGATGTTAGCACTTGTCGAGCAACTGATTGACGATAAGCCCGTGCTTCGGCAGACGATGCTGTATTTTAAGCCACCGGGCGGCAGAGGGCAGGCACTCCATCAGGATGAGCAGTACATTACTACTGAACCGTTGATTGGTGTGTGGATTGCGTTAGACGCATCGGACAAATCTGTGGGACAGATGGTAGTTGTCCCGGGCTCACATAAACGAGGCTTGCTACAGGTAGAGGCTGCAAATACGGCAATTTCGTTCACTGATGTACAGTCGGTGATGCCGGAGGGCGTTGAAGAGTTTTATGTTGATATGGAGCCGGGGGACGCACTGTTCTTCGACGGCAAGACCATCCATGGCTCCTACATGAACGAAACGCAGGACCGATGGCGACGGAGTTTTATCTGTCATTATATCGGTGAACATGCGAAAGATTTTGAGCCTCCACAGGGCAAGCATGTATCGCATTTGAGACGCAATGCGTAA
- the sucC gene encoding ADP-forming succinate--CoA ligase subunit beta, protein MNVHEYQAKQILEAHGVNVQRGEVASTADEAEAIARKLDCPLYIVKAQIHAGGRGKGGGVKLAKSAEEVRQHAEAILDMQLVTPQTGPEGKLVRKVLVAEASDIERELYLGMVIDRTDSRLVIMGSEEGGVDIEEVAAARPEKILQQTIDPAIGLPPFQARKLAYDLNIPRELVNKAADLMIGLYNAFVDSDCSLAEINPLAITKTDDGQDIVALDAKLNFDDNALWQHEEVSAMRDPNEEDARELEAGESGLSYISLDGNIGCMVNGAGLAMATMDLIQLHGGEPANFLDVGGGATTETVTHAFRLILADEKVQVVLVNIFGGIMQCDVIANGIIEAVKQVDLTVPLVVRLEGTNVELGKQILADSGLNLIAADGLSEAAQKAVQAVAQ, encoded by the coding sequence GTGAACGTACACGAATATCAAGCAAAACAGATCCTAGAAGCGCACGGGGTTAACGTTCAACGCGGTGAGGTAGCATCAACCGCTGATGAGGCTGAAGCGATTGCTCGCAAACTGGATTGCCCACTGTATATCGTCAAAGCGCAGATCCACGCGGGTGGACGGGGCAAAGGTGGCGGAGTTAAACTAGCGAAAAGTGCTGAAGAGGTTAGGCAACATGCTGAAGCAATTCTCGATATGCAGCTAGTTACCCCTCAGACGGGCCCCGAAGGGAAGCTGGTCCGCAAGGTACTAGTCGCTGAAGCTAGTGATATTGAGAGAGAACTTTACCTCGGGATGGTAATTGATCGCACCGACTCGAGACTCGTCATAATGGGCAGCGAGGAGGGCGGCGTGGACATCGAAGAAGTCGCTGCGGCCCGTCCCGAGAAGATTCTCCAGCAAACCATCGATCCAGCTATCGGCTTGCCTCCTTTTCAGGCGCGGAAACTCGCATACGACTTGAATATCCCGCGCGAATTGGTCAACAAGGCTGCTGATTTGATGATCGGTTTGTATAACGCCTTTGTCGATTCCGATTGCTCACTCGCCGAGATTAACCCACTCGCTATCACAAAGACCGATGACGGTCAGGATATCGTCGCTCTTGATGCCAAACTCAACTTCGATGACAATGCACTTTGGCAGCACGAGGAAGTTAGCGCAATGCGCGATCCTAACGAAGAGGATGCCCGTGAACTTGAAGCGGGAGAATCGGGTTTGAGTTATATCAGCCTTGACGGGAATATTGGGTGCATGGTCAACGGAGCGGGACTTGCGATGGCAACGATGGATCTCATCCAGCTGCACGGTGGCGAACCCGCAAATTTCCTTGATGTCGGTGGGGGAGCAACGACGGAAACCGTTACGCACGCTTTCCGTCTCATCCTCGCAGACGAAAAAGTGCAGGTGGTCCTTGTCAACATCTTCGGCGGTATCATGCAGTGCGACGTGATTGCGAACGGGATTATTGAGGCAGTTAAGCAGGTAGACTTGACAGTTCCGTTGGTTGTACGTTTGGAAGGGACGAATGTAGAGTTGGGGAAACAGATTCTCGCTGATTCTGGTTTGAACCTGATCGCTGCGGATGGGCTTTCGGAGGCAGCGCAGAAAGCGGTGCAAGCGGTGGCACAGTGA